A segment of the Desulfovibrio psychrotolerans genome:
CTGTTCCGCCACCACAGCGGCATTGCGATGATAGGTAGATTCATAGTCACTGCCCGAGCCGCTGAGCGAGGCATAGGCATTTGCTCCCACGCCTCCACCGTTTGCGCCTACATTGGCCTTTATGCCCCCACCCGCAGATGCGGACACGCTGTCTGTGCTGTAGCGCATGCCCCCGGTGGCAGATTCTATGGTTAGGTCACGCCCGGCTTCCAGTGCTACGTCATTGCCCGCATACACCTGCGCACCCTGAATGGTGATATCCTCATCCGCCTTCAGGGCTACATTGTTACCGGCATATACGGTCGAGGTGACAGGCGTTTCTGTCTCCGTATGCTCCTTTGTCTGGGTAACGGAGAGACCGCCTGGATAACGACCGAAAAATTAAAAAGGCTGCCCGAATAGGGGCAGCCTTGATTGCAATTCGAGGTTGGTGGCTGCGTCAGGATAGTGGCTTAACTCTGTGCAGTCATTGTTTCAAAGATGGTGTGCCAAATAAATACCATCTCTGTACAATACTATCTTTGTACAGCAAGCCTGATGGCAACATCGCTTGCTACACATCGCCTTCGCTACACCACCGGGACAACTCTCTTGAGAGAGAGTCGACAACATCATCTATTTCATTTTCAAAACAATCATACCTGTTGTCATACGGATTCAGCTGTCGAATAATATCAAACACATCGTGCAACACACCATGAATATTTTGATCAACATACTTGCTTGTCGCGAAAGCTATTATGTCAACAAGCAACGCATCTGTTTTATATTGAATATCTCTACTCAAAACATCTGCATCGATAATTATACAATTCAAGCAATAGTCAACAAATTCCAATAGACTACACTTGATATCATCAATAAAACAACTAATCAGACAAATGTCATCAATTTCATCAGATTTGTGTGTAACCAAATCAAGCAGCGGGCCATCGACAACAGGCTGTGTGGCACACACATCATATGCATACTTCACAACATCATCAAAAGAAACACGTCCAGATATTCTACTCCAATATAAAACATTCCAAAAATTCATACATACTCTCGTCATTTTTTCAAAAACTGGTTTGCAACCCCAGAAACTTTGCCATTAGGCACAAACGCTCTATGCGTAACCTTGTCGCCACTAACAATCCACTCAAAAACTCCATCCTTATGCGTCCAAACACTAACATTTACACCGTCAACAACTTTTGCTGTTTCAATCTTCATAGTCCCTTGTATTTGATATAAATCTGAAACAAATTTCTCACCAGACTTGCTTGTTGATGATATTTCAAATTTTTCTGCGTATTGTGCATAGTTATCAACAATATCACTGAAGCTATGATATGTATCGCTAGCGTCTTTTGACTTAGATCCTGCACTACCTCCTCTCGGCAAATCAACAACAGGATGGCTAATCTTATATGCGTCAGATGCTTTGTCAATATCATGAATGACAGCAGATCCCTTCTCAGCAACCTTAACAGCATCTTCAGCCGTATCAATCTTGGAAGCTAATTCTGCTCCACGCTTAATCTTGGTAATTCCCGCAGGCACACAAGGAATTAACAAAGCCGCCGCGTCAGCGCCCAAGTCAACCCATCCCTCCTTAACCAATCCGTCATCACCGACATAGTAGCCATAACCGATCTTTCCGGCATCATACAAAACAAAAAGGGCATCCATCAGGGTGTCGAGAGCATTATTCCGGGCAGCATTTTCCCCAGTTGCCGCCGCAACGTTAACATCCCCGCCGATTAGAGCGGCTGAAATTCCAGCTGCCAACTTGGCAAAATCAACCCCATCCTTCTCAAGTTTCGGGATATCTTCACTTGTAAATCCGTGCTTAAGCCGATTGGCCAAATACAGTTCCGCAGTCGCTTCCCCAACCACGGCACCAACTGCCCCTGAAACACCGTCGCCCCCAAGGGCAACATCCATCGCTCCGCCCAGAGCCGCATGCGCTATATAGCGGCTCGCTCGGTTTATATCACCTTCCCTGAATGCTGTTCCAATTTCCGAAGCTACTGCTGCACCAATCTCCGCAACCACCGCTCCCTGCATGCCAGAAAGCAGGTTCTGACCCAGATCGCCACCATTTATGGCGGTATCCACAGCGCCGGAGATGGTGCCGTGTACCACGCCCTGCTGGATAGCACCCGGCAGGTCGGCAACAACATTGGATATATGGTCTCCTATCGTTGTGGCCTTGTCTGCTGCATCTGCCATTTCGGGTTTGAAGAATGTGGCATCCACACCCGCGATAATGGCGGCCGTGAGAATAGATGTCGCAAGAGAGCGGACAGCCCGTTCCGATATCAGGTCCTTGAACACGCCCCCAAGGTCGCCCTTGTTGTTGGCAAGGCTGATGGCGGCTTGGGCGCAGGGAAGGGTAAGAATTGAAAAAAGGCTGCCCGGGGAGGGGCAGCCTTAATTAGTAGTTCGGAGCGATGCCGCAGCTATGGACCACAAGAGAGACAATCATACCGGACAGAGAAGAATCTCTCAGAAATTCTTGCCAACAGCCCTCCAGCAACATAGGAACACTCTCACAAGCTCTCATTATCCTACATCTTGGGTTTATCAAAATGCTGGCTTCAACTAGAGAGTTATCCAGATCGTTATTTGCCATACTGAGCAGACACAACGACACCTACGTCTGACTATTCAAAAAAACTTGTGGTATTCGTCTAAGTATATCATCATATTCTAAATACATATCATTACAAAATACAACATTTTTACAATGAGACATCCATCTATTTCTATATGCAACAATAGACTTTATAGAGACATCTTCATATCCAAACTGAACCTTACAACACGAGCACAAATCGAACGTAGGCATATCTCCGCTCTCTCCCCATGGATAATAATCTTCGCTATACTCGCCACACACTCGACACTTTCTTAAGTCGACTTCATCTACCTCAACATAATCAGAATCTCTAAACACACCTAAACACCTTGTCCTCTTCATTGCGTTACCTCCCCTGACTGTAAAAGTATTCCAGATTAGAAGACATGCCGTGTACAGATGCATCTGGCTTAAACATCGTTTTGGGAATACCATCTTCTGAAAAGACTGCTATCGTATTCGATTGAGGATGATATTTTACTACTTCTCCATTAGTTCGAACAACGGTCAGAGTGCTGCCTTGGGTCCCAGTAAACATAGAGTGTGCTCTCTCAACATATTGATCAACAGAGTTAATGTCAGCGAACTCACCGCCATGCTTATTCCAATGCTCCGCAGCATTTACGCTACTGCTGCCGGGCTTACCGGTCGTCCAAAGACGATTTCCGTACTTTTCTTCAACAGCGAGAAGAAGCCCAACACCGTCATGCCCAACAAGAGAAACTAATACATCATCAACCTTCCCGCCCACCTTGGCAACAATCTTGGTCCCGACCGTGCCCAAGCCCAAGACGTGCAGGGCCTTGCCAAGCTTGATCATGACGACATTGCCCGGAATGGCATCCGTAGCCAAGCTAACCCCAATCTCCAAGGCCTTCGCTTCGACCTTCTCTCCATCTCCTTCTGAGATGGCTTGGGCAAGCTCCCACGCATCGCAGGCTGTTATGGCCTTATCGGCAATTTCCAACGCGACGAGCGCCGCTGCGGCATTTGGGTCCCCTCCCAGCGCAGCAGCGGCTTGGCCGCAGAGAAGGGTAAGAAATGAAAAAGGCTGCCCGGAAAGGGGCAGCCTTAGTAGGCAATTCGAAGCTGATTGCGCCAAGGGGCAGGCAACTTCCATCCCCGCTCTTACAGGCCCTATTCACTACTTAACACGGAGTCGCATAAGAAAAGCCCGGCACACGACCGGGCCAACAACTACGTGCAGCGGCTCAGGGCAAGGCGCAACGCTGCACCAATTTCTTCAGGGGAGCTTGTGGCTGGAATCACCACCCGTGCCTCTTCGACAACACCTTCCCATGCTTCCAGTTTTGCATGGTGCGTGGGGATCAACGTCAATATGCCGTTTTTGCTCTCAATGCTCACATTTTTCATATTTTTGAACAGAGCTCGTTTGTTTTTGTATCCGTAGCGCTCCATCAGGGCGTTTACCCATAAGGGGTAGTTCGCCTTGTAGTCGTAGAGAGACATATCAAACTCAACGCCTTCAGGATATGTGCTACCCTCCCGGCGGCTAGGGAGGATCCAACGACTATGCGCCAGAGCATCCACTACGGCTTCTCCAAGTTCCAGGTCATTGGCCTCAGGAGATAATAAGTGTTGCTTACCCTTCGGGTCGCGACGGTCTCCACCTCGATAACCCGAAAATGTGTCTACACAAATAAAATCGGCATTGCATACGACAGCCGCCCAGTAGCCTCTCGTTACTTCACTCATTTGACCACCGTGATCATAACTGTAACACCCTTACTTTGCCCATACTGAATCGCCTTGTTGATCTCCATCCATTGCGCAGGAGTTGTGTTATCGGGAATGGCTACTTTCAGTTCACGAGCCACAATTTGCGCTGCTTTTACTTCAGCTTCTAGCATCCTTGCGTAGCTGAAATTTGCTGCCGCATCCACATTACTTTTCAGGGAATAATACACCTGACTGGGATTAGCGATCTTCGCAGCGGTTGCTGTGTCCAAAGTTTTTACGCTAGTTGCAAGGCCTGTTTCAACATCGAAGAAGTCAAACGTCTTGAAATTCGCGGGCAAGCGCGTTTCAGCGGGTAAAAGCGATGCGATGTAGTTTTCAAAGGGCATTCCCTGTCCTTGGATTCCCTTCCCCCACTGAATACCTGTTTCCGCCAGATCGACAACCGTAGCACTTGCCTTCCCGGCACTGACGACCGCCACCTCCCCAAGCGCCTCTGCCGCATCCTCTAGCTTAGAGGCTGTCGTAAGTGCCTTGGAGCTTGCGAACTTAGAGCCAACCTTCTGGAAAAGAGAACCACAATTTGCATTCCCTACGACGAATGATGCTCCTACGCCAAGGCCTTTAATCAGGTTCCTGTCATCCTCG
Coding sequences within it:
- a CDS encoding DUF637 domain-containing protein, yielding MLTLPCAQAAISLANNKGDLGGVFKDLISERAVRSLATSILTAAIIAGVDATFFKPEMADAADKATTIGDHISNVVADLPGAIQQGVVHGTISGAVDTAINGGDLGQNLLSGMQGAVVAEIGAAVASEIGTAFREGDINRASRYIAHAALGGAMDVALGGDGVSGAVGAVVGEATAELYLANRLKHGFTSEDIPKLEKDGVDFAKLAAGISAALIGGDVNVAAATGENAARNNALDTLMDALFVLYDAGKIGYGYYVGDDGLVKEGWVDLGADAAALLIPCVPAGITKIKRGAELASKIDTAEDAVKVAEKGSAVIHDIDKASDAYKISHPVVDLPRGGSAGSKSKDASDTYHSFSDIVDNYAQYAEKFEISSTSKSGEKFVSDLYQIQGTMKIETAKVVDGVNVSVWTHKDGVFEWIVSGDKVTHRAFVPNGKVSGVANQFLKK
- a CDS encoding contact-dependent growth inhibition system immunity protein, which translates into the protein MSEVTRGYWAAVVCNADFICVDTFSGYRGGDRRDPKGKQHLLSPEANDLELGEAVVDALAHSRWILPSRREGSTYPEGVEFDMSLYDYKANYPLWVNALMERYGYKNKRALFKNMKNVSIESKNGILTLIPTHHAKLEAWEGVVEEARVVIPATSSPEEIGAALRLALSRCT